The genomic region cgcctgtaatcataacattttgggaagccaaggcaggcggatcacctgaggtcagaagtttgagaccagcctggccaacatgatgaaaacctgtctctactaaaaatacaaaattagccggacatggtggtgcatgcttgtaatccctactacttgggaggctgaggcaggagaatagcttgaacccgggaggtagaggttgcagtgagctgagatcgcaacattacactccagcctgtgaaactctgtctcaaaagaaaaaaaaaaaaaaaagacaggggaattgcaataaagTTTAATTCCTGCAGGGCCGTCTGTACAAGAGACCAGTTTTATCATTATTCAAATCAGAGAATTcaggatcagagtttttaaggctAATTTGGCGGCTAGGGACTTGGGAAGTGGGGAATGCTGATTGGCTGGGttagagatgaaatcataggggtcAAAGTGAGTTTTCTtactgtcttctgttcctgggtgggatggcagaactggttgtGCCAGATTACTGGACTGGGTGGTGTCAGGGGATGCATcagagtgcagggtctgcaaaataccTCAAGCActgattttaggttttacaaCAGTTATGTTattcccaggagcaatttgggaagGTTCAGAATCTTGCAGCCAGAGGCTGAGTGCCAGAGGCCGCGTGGCTcgtaaaccataatttctaatcttacagctaatttgttagtcctgcgaAGGCAGTCTAGCCCTCAGGCAGGAAGGGGGTTCGTtgtgggaaagggctgttattgtctttgtttcaaagttaaactataaacaacttcctcccaaagttagtttggcctatgcccagtaatgaacaaggacagcttggaggttagaagaaAGATGGAGTGAGGTTAGATCTATTTCACCatcataattttctcagttataatttttgcaaaggcgatTTCACCCTCACTTCAGGTAAGGCATCGTGGGGCAAATAAGAGAATGAACCCGGAAAGGGAAGGGAGCTCAAAGAATCAGAAATGAACATGATCTTGCACCCCTGATTTTATGGATCTAGACTTAGAGATAATCTCTTGATGCTGGAAAGAGATTCTTGGGAAGAGCTGTGAGGAAGTTCTAGTCTACATAGCAGAGAGTGAACTCATGAATCTGGTGACCCTAAGAACTAAGCCCCCAAAATAAACAGCTGCAAGACAGGTTTAAAGGCAGTAATGCAAAATAGATGCATATATGATTATAACCACCTTTTCCAatatatagacacatagatcTACATACATAaattctgtcttcctcttcctctctctcctttctcacacacacacacacacaaacacaaacacacacacacacaaaaacacaaacacacacacacaaacacacacacacaaacacacgcacacacaaacacacacacacaaacacaaacacacacacacacacacacacagaggaaatgtAGAAGATACTTTCCAATGGCTCAGCCTGAGTATCAGagtgtctctccctttctctttttctttctttctttctctctctctttctttctttctttctttctttcttctttctttctttccctcttccttcctttctttctttctctctctttctttcttcttttttttttttgagacaaggtctcactctgtcgccctggctggagtgcagtggcctgatcatagctcacagcagcctcaaactcctgggctcaagtgatcctcccagcacagcctccctagtagctaggactgcatgtgtgtgccaccatgcctggctaaatatttacattttttgtacagatggagtattgctatgttgcccaggctggtcttgaactcctgggctcacatgatccacccgctttggcctccaaaagtgctgagattacaggggtgagccactgtgcccggcctggtgtGTGTTCTTGTAGTCTGTTGTTCCATGCACAAGTACACagatacacatattttaaaagaaaatcgaTATCATATTCTGTTTAGaaactttttcatttaaatatagtaTGATCTTCATCTCAAGTCTTTCATTACTTTTGTCTGAAAGGGGATCACGACCTCACTATATGGCAGGCCCCATGCTTATCGTGCTGGCCGCATTGTTCCTCACTATAGTCGGTTGAGTTCTGGTTCCCAACAGCTATGTTCACCCCAAACCTTAGAATACAACCTTATTTGGAATAAGGGTCTTTGTAGGTATAACTAAGGTAAAGATCTCAAGATGAGAGcatcctggattagggtgggTTATAAAGACAGGCATATTTATGGCCGGGCCTgctggatcacacctgtaatcccaacactttgggaggccgaggcaggcggatcacctgaggtcaggagttcgagaccagcctagccaacatggcaaaacgctgtctctactaaaaatacaaaaattagacaggtatgggggcgcatgcctataatcccagctgcatgagagactgaggcaggagaatcgcttgagcccgggaggcagagttgcagtgagccgagatgaagccactgcactccagcctgggtgacagagcgagactctgtctcaaaaacagaccaaaaaaaaaaaaaaaagaaaagaaaaagaaaagaaaagaaacgacaGGTGTCTgtaagaagaggagaggacacaGAGGGGACCAGCATGTGGTGACAGGGGCAGAGATTGGATTGAAGcgtccacaagccaaggaaagtCCAAGAGTGCCGGCAGTCTCCTAAAGCTCGGAGTGAGGCATGAAACATTTTCCCTTAGCCGCCAGatggaaccaaccctgccaacaccttgattctgcacttctagcttccagatctgtgggagaatacatttctgttgttccaAGCCACCCAGCCACAGGAAATGAACACACAGTCACCAACCTAATtctcacctcagggcctttgcacctacCATTCCCTCTGCTTGGCGTGTCTTTCCCCCAGACTTTTGCATTGCTTCTCTGTTTAGTCATTCACGGCTCAGCTCAAGGTCAATGCCTCATAGAAGCCATCCCAGTCACCCCAGCCCCAGTTACTTTTTATCCCCATTGTTCTACTCCACCATAGTCATGACACCCATAGCCACCCCAAGGCTCCTTTTTATTCCTGCCTGCCTCCCCACTCCAAAAGTCAGCTCGATGAGAAGAGGACTGTGGCTGCCTTGTTCCTTGTTCTATCTCCACCACCCAGAACAGCGCCTGGCACACAGTTGGTGCTTAATACATAAAACTGATggaatgaggctgggcgcagtgactcacacctgtaatcccagcactttgggaggctgaggcaggtggatcacctgaggtcaggagttcgagaccagcctgggcaacatggtgaaaccccatctctactaaaaatacaaaaattagccaggcatggtggtgcacacctgtaatcccagctactaggggggctgaggcaggagaatcgcttgaacccaggaggcacaggctgcagtgaaccgagatcataccactgcactccaggctagatgacagagtgagactcagtctcaaaaaaaaaaaacccaaaaaactgatGGAATACctgaatcagtgaatgaatgtGAGCTGTGGAGGTCCGAACACCCCAAACCACCTCATCCCTTGAACGAATCTGGGTTTCACAACGAGGCTCCGCACTGACTCACGCCTCCGAGGCTGGGGAATCCCTATTTTCCTCTGAGCTCATCCCTGACATCTCTTCCTCTTTAAGGTGATCCTTGCTTTTGGCTTTTTACCTGTACATTGCTTGGTGATACAGACAAGCCAACTGCTCTGAAAGCACAGAGGTAATTCCAGAGCATCTACCTTTCTTCATTTACTGTCATTCACCCAGAGCTGGGAGCCTGTCTCTAAATTCCTTATCTGTGTTCATGTCAGGAGGTTGAAACAAGCCTCGTCTTGCCAAATAATCAAGGAGTGACAGAGTTGGAAATGAAAGCGTAACAGAAACTTGAACTGATCACAGACTCAAACCAGTACATCTCCTTTCCTTCTCCGAACCGGGAACTGAAACCATTCCATAGGAGGCTTGCTCTTCCCCCTCTTACGGAAAAATATCTGCCTGGCTTGATTccctttttatattatttattcttattatttattatttgagatgaagtcttgctctgtcacccaggctgaagtgcaggcacaccatctcagctctctgcaacctccgcctcccgggttcaagcaattcttcttcccccagcctccccagtagctgggactacaggcggccgccaccgtgcctggctaatttttcttgtatttttagtagaagcggggtttcgccatgttggccaggctggtctcaaactcctgacctcgggtgatctgcccgcctcggctcccccaaagtgctgggattacaggtgtgagccattgcgcctggccttgaTTCGGTTTTTAATGCACAGATACTAACAGCAATATTCACCAAACTCTAATAAAATGTAAGTGCTCTTGCAATCGTATCTGTACTAtccttccaaattatttttaatcccaGCTCTTTCTATCTTTGTTTAGACACAGGTGTAATTTCTGCTTAGTTGTCTCATGATGTAGCTCAGcgtctgtgtctctttcttactTTGCAGTGTGGAGTAGTTCCCTACCAGGACATAGTTAATAACCCATAAAGGTCTCTGCTTAAGTAAGAAGTCCATTTCTGTGAACCATAACCCAGATATAGCAACGCCAGACTGTGTCTCCtatcaaaatttattgaaatggTAGATGTTTGGTAAGTACAGAAACACAAGCAAAGGAACCACGAGGAACGTACCCCCCTCTACCCGTGGGACAGAGGCACGTTTCCCTTTTAATGGTAAAAGCAAACAGGTGGGAAACAGCTTTCTATCCTGAAGCCATTTTAACTGCTCAACCCTTAGATTACTATAAATAAgagaggaatggattgcattAGTCGCTGGTTGAAAGCAGCAATGCCATTTCCTTTCCCATAATAACACTGTTTAGCTCAGTCCCTTCTGGGGCTAATCCCCTATTACACCCACCGGAAACACAGATATTAACCAAAGCATGTGAGTCTCTTCCCTGAGTCCATTTCTGCTAAAGCTTGTCTGAAAGATGAATTGGTCCACGGAAGCCAGGTGACCTACTGGCTTATTTAATGATGCCTGGGCTCCCTCCAGGAGCAACACAATTCCCTCCAATCTCAGCTCTCCTTCTTCCTGCTGGAGCTCACAAGCAGGCTATATACCACCCCAGGAGCTGAGCCCTCCCAGTCTCAGGCAGGTGCGGGAAGAAGGCCAACAAGTCACGAGTAGATCTCTGGCTCCAACTCTGCTCAGCAGAAACGCCGACAATTTGCCCATCTTTAGTCCTGCGAGCATCAGAGATGAAGCAAAAGTTTCAGATGCCTAGAAGCTTTACTCTCTGTTCCTCCAGGATTCCTGCGGTCATACCTTGCAACCAGTCTCCCACTTGTCTGCCACAGTTTCCCTAAATCGGATTCTCTGAATCTGGAAATTCCAGGAAACCTTAGGCCGAGTCCAGTGACATTACTCGATACAACAGCCCAACTGTTTCTCCAGAGATCCTGGTTCTTGGTGACAATGTCCCTTCTTGGCATGGTTATTTAAGGGGAGGTTGGGCCCAGATAAGAGGGGCTCCATGGCTCACCGGAGTTGGCCATTAACGCCTCTGGAGCGCCTCTGGTTGTGTTGGGGTCCCCCGTGAGCTCGACGCTCGTGCTGCGGTTATTATCTGGCTCACCTGTCATCTTCCTTCGGAGGCAGCGGTTGATCAAAGTGGAGAAGAAGTTGGGAAAGGATGGGCTGGAGAAGTAGTACACCACGGGGTCCAGCATGCTGTTCATGTAGGTGAAGCTGAGAGTGATAAAGAACGCCAGGTCCACTGAGCGGTACACTTCACAATTCTGCGTGCCCAAAGTGTGCAGGAGCCAGAAGATGCGTATCCGCACAGCCACGCTGGGAAGGAAGCAGATGACAAAGACGACGGCCACCACCATGAGGAAGGTGATGGCTCTCTTGATCTTGGCATGCCGGTCCATTTGTCTCTGCCGCAGGCTCCAGATAATTCTGGCTGAGCAGAACAGGATGATGCTCAGGGGCAGGAAGAACTCCAGGAGGAACATGGCTTCATGCCATCGGAAGTTATGGCAGATGCTGAAGCTGCTGCACAAATTTGCACCACTGTTCTGGATCGGCATCTTCTTCTGCAGAAGATGGACTGTCAGGCCAATAGTGATGCCCCACAGAAGGCAAGAGATGATGGCTGCTGTCCGATTGGAGATCTTGTTCAGGGCGTGGTGGGGATGGACCACCCGGAAATACCTGTCCACAGCCACCACCGTGAGGAAGATGATGCTGCCCTGGCGGTTCATGGCCAACATGAAGAGCATCAGCCGGCAAGGGATGTCCCCAAACTTCCAGTCCCAACGTCTCACATAGTTGTCCATCAGGAACGGCAGGCAGATGATCAGTAGAAAGTCAGCCACTGCCAGGTTGAACAGGAAAATCCGGCTGGATTTCCAGGACTTGAGGTGGAAACAGAAAATCCACAGGGCAAGGCCATTGCCCAGAAGCCCGAAGATAAACTCCAGCCCCAGCACCGGCGGCAACACCTTGACAATGAAGTCATCTCGGAACACACAGCAGTTCTTCTTGTCTATTTCCAGAAAGTGATCCTGCAGATGGTGCCGATTCATGAGTGCAGCTAGTGAGTCCGATGAAGCGCCTCGCCTAGCGAATGCTCCAGCAAGGAGGTGTGCGTCTGTGTGCTGAACGTGTGGTTCTGCGCCTGCCTTTATGTCATGTCAGGGTGTTGAAATAGATGACTGAATGGTTACCAGGAAACTACgaaatctctaaaaaaaaaaaaaaaaaaaaaaaggccagcaaGGCTCTTATGCAACCTGCTGTTTGCATAAACAAGTAATAAGAATCCCCTGGGCAGACAGGAACCCACAAAATGTCTTAAATGTAAAGGATAAGTTTAGGCAAGCCGACTATCATTCGAAAATCAGTGAAACATGAAGGATATCCCTTTGGAAGGCTGGGCGCCTGTATGCCAATTGAGTACTCAACATTGCAGAATTAATTCACCGTCATCTGCTTGGCTTACATAattaacaaaacaacaacaatagcaataataatttttGGTGCCAAACAGTGAGGTTTTCCAGAAACACTAAGAATTAGCATGAAAAATTAACAGACATATGACATAAACAGTAGCAGACATATGATTTCTTTTGGAAATGCTGAGAAGACAGTAGTCGCCTGTTTGATGAGGACAGACTGGTTGAATTTGACCACTTTTCCTATGCCACCTCTCTGTACAACCATGGATTGCTTTTCCACATCAGAACTCTGCCATTCATCtccagttagaaaaaaaaaaaaaagcctgctcgAGAGTATAACATTTCATAAGACGTTTGAAAACTTAAGCCCAGTTTCAGTGGCATGTTAAAAtaagttgggttttttgtttgtttatattagaTTTTGATATGcttctgtgctcaagtgatttatttttaagtatgtgatttttttttttttttgcaaactttGAATTAATGAGAAAAAGGATTCATGAGGCTAGTTGTAAGCTGTAGCAAATTGGATGTACTTTGTGCtacaaatttgtttttctgtgtcgcTCTGCATGAAGAGGGGTATCTTAGGATATAGCATGGGGTTAGTACCCCATAAGCTGTCTGTTCTAGACAGCCCAGGAAACTGGTCAGTAACAAACTTGGTTGCAGgtccctgaaacaaacaaaaaactggatgAGGTCTctatcttgttttatgtccttgagACCTtaggatgtgatttttttttttttttttttgtgagacagagtctcactctgtcacccaggctggagaacagtggcacaatctcagctcactgcaacctctgcctcccaggttcaagcaattcttctgcctcagcctcctgagtagctgggactacaggtgtgtgccaccacacccaactaattttttgtatttttagtaaagaggaggtttcaccttgttggccaggctggtctcaaactcctgaccttgtgatccgcccacctgggcctcccaaagtgctgggattacaggcgtgagccactgtgcctggccgtgattttttttttaatgaactttattttttagggcagttttagattcacagcataattgagcagaaagtacggACAGTCCTGTATACTCTGTCTCCACACACGCAAAACCTCCCCCACTAAGTATGTGATATTTTTAAACGCCTCATTTTGTAAAATTAGAGTGACAGGACCTAAGAGGACATGAAACTCTGCCTTGTAGCGGGACACGTTTCTCTGCTTATCAGTGTGATTGGGTGTCATCCTATAGAATGTTTTCTCCCTTTAATATTTTGGTCTTATGAATTCTTCCGTGCAGGAGGTTTCTAAACTGTGTTGCTTCTACTTTgagttataaaatgtaaatttcttcctttttttttttttttttttcttttgagacagagtttcgctctgtcgcccaggctggagtgcagtggcatgatcttggctcactgcaacctctgcctcccgggttcaagcgattctcctgcctcagcctcccaggtagctgagactacaggtgcccgccaccatgcctggctaatttttgtatttttagtagagatggagttcaccattttggccaggctggtcttgaactcctgacttcaagtgatccgcccgccttggcataccaaattgctgggattacaggtgtgaaccatcactGATGGCCATAAGATGTCAATTTATTTCTTTAGCTGCAAACGCAGGTTCAATAATAGGAGCTTATAGACTCTTCACAGTAAACTAGAGTCAGGATGACCTAATATTAGATTCCCATAGAACTACAAGTACTTGATGATGATCCAGGTGAGATGAAGacgatgatgaagatgatggtggcACCTACATTATACAGAGCTTCCCATGTGCTGGAGCCCACgctcagtgctttttttttttttttgagacagagtctggctctgggctcactgcaagctccgcctcccgggttcacgccatgctgcctcagcctcccgagtggctgggactagaggcacccgccaccatgcctggctaattttttacatttttagtagagacggggtttcaccgtgttagccaggagctCAGTGCTTTTATAGTCGCTTGTTTCACCCTGACTGTAGCCCATGTGGAAGGTATTATTATTGATTCTGATTTCAAAATGAGGAAAGTGAAGTTCAGAGAGGATAAAATATTCAGGGCCACCCAGCTCACAAGAGCAGAgcgtggccgggcgcggtggctcacgcctgtaatcccaacactttgggaggccgagatgggcggatcacaaggtcaggagatccagaccatcttggccaatatggtgaatccccgtctctactaaaatttacaaaaattagctgggcatggtggcgggcgcctgtaatcccagctacttgggaggctgaggcaagagaatcgcttgaaccagggagttggaggttacagtgaaccaagattgtgccactgcactgcagcctgggtgacagagtgagactccaccaaaaaaaaaaaaaaaagccgggcacggtgctcacgcctgtaatcccagcactttgggaggctgaggtgggcggatcacgaggtcaggagttcgataccagcctggtcaacatggcgaaaccccatctctactaaaatacaaaatttagctgggtgtggtggcacgtgcctgtaatcccagctattcagtaggctgaggcaggagaactgcttgaactgggacccaggaggcggaggttgtggtgagccgagatcaggccattgcactacagcctgggcaacaagagggaaactctgtctcaaaaaaaaaaaaaaaacccaggtgtggtggttcatgcctgtaatcccagcactttgggagaccaaggcaggaggattgcttgagtccaggggttcaagactagtctAGGCAATAAAGTGATACTttgtctatgaaaaaaaaaaaaaaaaaaagaagcctttgTAGAATTGCTCTTAAGCTCTGAGGTGAATAGCTGCAAGAACCAATCAGACATGGGTCACTAGCAGAGAGAGTTGGGTCAGAGGTTGTTGGACAAACATATCGGGATAGTCAAGAATGagtgaatttcattttattttactttattttatttggtacTGCTCCTTGTGGATCAGGGCTAACTCATAGGCAGTGCACCTATAGTCAGCCAGGAAAGAGCAAATTTAAATACACTGTCCCATATATTATTAATCAGTTTCCTAGTCCTGGGACTAGATCAGTTCAGTTAAACAGCTGTTTCCTGTATCAGGAGGTGGCATCGCATATGAGCTAGGCCTCTATATGTGATGAAGACAAACAGATTTTTAATACGAGGCATTTCtatagaaatataagaaaaacaaaagtgaatgTTGGGCACAATTTATCCAGATGTGAAACTCAAAATACCTTTAGTTATAGAGCGGGAAGGCAGTGGCAATCTGACATGTGTTTTGCCACCTGTATTAAAAGAATAAGCTTCAGCTTACAGGGCCTCAGGAAAAAAGGTAGTAGCAATTTTATTGAGTCCGAGTcagaaaagtggaagaaaaatttgaaagcattagTTTGGAAAACATTAGTTTGGAGCATTAGTTAGGTTAGCTTCAGGACAGCCATAGTTAAAGATGCAGTCAACAAGAAAAACTGGTTATCTCTGTGCCgcacaacaatttttaaaatttagtttaatttttttgaaacagggtctcactctgtcatgcaggctggagtgcagtggtgtgatcacagctcactgcagccacaaagaATTCAGGATTTAGTCCAAATtgcagaaaataacaaaaactcaAGAACAGTGg from Pongo pygmaeus isolate AG05252 chromosome 10, NHGRI_mPonPyg2-v2.0_pri, whole genome shotgun sequence harbors:
- the LOC129009258 gene encoding hydroxycarboxylic acid receptor 2, producing MNRHHLQDHFLEIDKKNCCVFRDDFIVKVLPPVLGLEFIFGLLGNGLALWIFCFHLKSWKSSRIFLFNLAVADFLLIICLPFLMDNYVRRWDWKFGDIPCRLMLFMLAMNRQGSIIFLTVVAVDRYFRVVHPHHALNKISNRTAAIISCLLWGITIGLTVHLLQKKMPIQNSGANLCSSFSICHNFRWHEAMFLLEFFLPLSIILFCSARIIWSLRQRQMDRHAKIKRAITFLMVVAVVFVICFLPSVAVRIRIFWLLHTLGTQNCEVYRSVDLAFFITLSFTYMNSMLDPVVYYFSSPSFPNFFSTLINRCLRRKMTGEPDNNRSTSVELTGDPNTTRGAPEALMANSGEPWSPSYLGPTSP